A stretch of DNA from Micromonospora sp. WMMD1155:
GAGCTCAACCTCCGCAACGGGCGGACGAAGATGTAGAGCTGCCACACGTGGGTAAGGAGGGCGATGCCCACCACCGCACCCGCCACCAGCAGGGTCCAACGCCGCTCCACCATCGCCGGCAGGCGCAACCCGGCGACGTCCTGCTCCAGCACGACGGCCCACTCGAGGTGGGCGACCGTCTCCGGCGCGGTCAGACCGGAGGCGGCGACCAGCGCGGGGGCCCCGTCCTCGGTGGTCGACTGACCAACCGTGCTGCCCGGGAGTACTTCGACGGCGATTTTCCGGGCCACCTCGCCCTGGAGCGGCTGGAACGCCCGGAAGCCCTCCGAGTCCAAGATCGTCCGCAGCTCGGCGTCGACGACCCGGACCCGGCCGTCGACCCGACGGACCAGCCCGAGAAGGCGGTCAGGGTCGAACTCACCGACCACCGCGTAGCCGTCAGCACGCTGGTTGAAGGCATACACCAGTGGCAGGCGGTCGGCCGTGTCGTCGAGGTGGATGCCGATCTCGCCGGGCAGTGGCGCGACAGCCCGCAGCGGATCCCGACCGGCGCCGGCCACCACCTTGCCGTCCCGGTCGACCAGGTACAACGCCCGGAGCCGCTGCTCGTCGGCGAGTTCCCGATCGAGCGTCCGATCCGCCTGCGCGAGGTCCTTGACGGGCACCCCCTGCGACACCCGCGAGACGGTGGCCAGGCCGTCGTCCAGCAGGCGCCCCAGAGCGTTGCTGGCCTCCTCGGCCCGGTTCTCCTCGTCCCGAACCAACTGCACCGGAATCGTCGGGTCGGAAGCCTGCAACGCGAGCGCCGCGGCCGCCGCCGGCCAGAGCATCGCGACCACCACGGCCGCGGTCAGGCCCTGCAGGACGGTCGGTCGCCACCGCCGGTCCGGTGGGTACTGGTCGCCGGAGGTCAGCGCCAACGCCCGCGCGATCCGGTGCGCCTCGCGAATGCGCATCGGCGCGCGGTGCCGCGTCATCGCGCCGCAGGCGTCGGCCTTGGCCTGGTCCAGCAGCGCCCGGACGGGCCGGACCAGGGACTTGCGCATGAGCAGGAAGCTGAGCAGGGTCACGACCAGCAGACTGAGCCCGAGCACCACCCCCTTGGTGCCCGAGGTCCCCACGCTCAGATCCGAGGCGAGCAGGGAGACGACCACGAGGCCGGTCTCACCCACCGGCGCGGACGACACCACCAGCCTGCGGTCCGCCCACTCCTTGACGATCACCTCACGGCTCTGCGGCGAGTCGGTGCCGGCCAAGCCGGCGAAGACCGTCGGCAGGTGTACGGCGTCGACCGCGTTGGCCCCCTGCATCAGGCTGCTCTTGCCGTCGGCGGTGATCATGTGAATGCCGTGCCCGGCGTCGGGGTTGAGCCGCAGGTTCCGCATGGTGACCGGATGGGTCGCGAGCAGCGCGCGGGTGTCGTCCAGCGGGACGGAGTAGACCAGCGCGGGGCCGTCCGCCGTGGTGACGGCGACCGTCTTGTCGCTCTGCAGCACCGGTGGCAACAGGTCGATCGGGAGCGCCGCGCCCTTGGCGGCAAGAGGTCGCCGGGAGGCGGTCTCCACGATCGCCGCCCCGGCGAAGCCGGCGCCCGGGTCGACCAACCGGGTGAGTAGGTCGGCGTCACTCGTGGTGCCGCGCTCCTGCACCGTCCGGTCCAGCTCGGTCGCCCGACCTCGGGCCTCGACCTGCATGCCCGACGCCAGCTTCGACACTACGTCACGCTGGGAATCGACGACAGCCGGGAGCACCCCGCGCTGGGCGCTGACGGCGAACCCGAGGATCGCCACGGCGACCACGAACATCGTGGTCCAGAGATAGACCAGTGAGGGCGCGCTGGTGCCGGCCGGGAAGGCCGCCGCCGGCAACTGCTGGTCCAGCGCCCGTCGCCGCCACGCCAGCAACTGTTCCTGCTCATTCGCGGACCCAGCTGCCGACTGCCATGGCGCGTACTGAGCCGACCTGCCTGACACCGAAACGACTACCTTCCCCCGTGGAGCTGCGCTCTGGACCGCGATCCATCCAGCTCGTCAGCCAGGCACAGCCGCCGGCCGTCGCGAATGCTAGCAAGGCGCCCAACCACGCGAGCTGGGCCGATGTGGATCGGCTCTCGGCCGAATCGTGGCCGCTATCTACGCGGCACCCCGCGCACCACCAGGCCCGCCGCGCCGGCTGCCCTGGTCAACAAGTTGCCCTCGATGCGCTCGACCGCGGCCTCGTAGATCCGGCGTCGCCCCGGGGACAGGGCGGGATCCGCCATCGCCCGCTCCAGATCGACCAGACGGATGTTCGGATTGAGATCCACGAAGGTGGGGATCGCCTCGATGGCCACCACCTTCCACCTTTTCGTCTTACCTACCGGACCGAACGTCACCCGGGTCATCGCACCGTCACGGTTGGCGTTGACCGGCTCGGCGTGCCGGGCGATCTGGTTGCCCATCCCGTAGACGATCCAGGTGTCGCCGATCCGCTCCACCGGCTGAACGACGTGCGCGTGGTGCCCGAAGACAACGTCCACGTCGTCGATCGCGGCGATCTGGCGGGCCCAGGTCTGCTGGTCGACGTCCGGCTCGTGCTCGTACTCGGTGCCCCAGTGCAGGCTGACCACCACGATCTCCGCGCCCGCCTTCCGCGCCGCCGCCGCGTCCCGCCGGATCGCCTTCACGTCGATCAGGTTCGCCACCCAGTCCTTGCCGGGCGGCGGGCGCAGGCCGTTGAAGCTCTTGGTGAAGCTGAGGTGCCCGATCTTCACGCCCTTGGCCTGATAGATCTTGGCGATGCGGGATTCCCGCTCGGTCCGGTAGCTGCCGGTGTGCCCCAGCCCCGCCTTGTCCAGCGCATCGAGGGTCCGCTTGACACCGTCGTACCCCTGGTCGATGGTGTGGTTCGAGGCGGTGGAGCAACCGTCGTACCCGACGCTCTTGATGCCCTTGAGCACCTCCTGCGGCACGCTGAACTTCGGGAAGCCGATGTACGGGCCACCCGGCGGTGCCAGCGCGGTCTCCAGGTGACACAGGGCCAGATCCGCGCTGGAGACGGTTTCCCGCACCGGTGCCAGCATCGGGCCGAAGTCGAGCTCGCCGCCACCGTCGCGCCGAGCCTGGTCCCACAGCTCGGGGTGCGGCAGGATGTCCCCCGCGCCGAGCACGGAGACCGTACGGCCGGCGACCTCCACCGAGGCGCCCACCGGACGGGGCGGGGCAGGTGGTCCGGCCGTTTCGGTCGACCAGGGCCCGAGGACGTAGATCGCACCGACACCGACCGCTAGCGCGATCACGCAACTGAGGGTCGCCCGTAGCGTGCCGGAGAGCCCGCCGCTCGTCTGAGAATTACTCGCCACCGCGACAGGCTAGTACGTGCCGGCGCGCCGTCCGGGGGTCAGCCCACCGGTCACCGTCGCTGCCGACCTCAAGACGGGCAAACGATCGAGGGCAGGCCCTCGATCGTCCGAGAACCCGCCCTTTACCTGCTGTTTC
This window harbors:
- a CDS encoding HAMP domain-containing protein, whose product is MLAWRRRALDQQLPAAAFPAGTSAPSLVYLWTTMFVVAVAILGFAVSAQRGVLPAVVDSQRDVVSKLASGMQVEARGRATELDRTVQERGTTSDADLLTRLVDPGAGFAGAAIVETASRRPLAAKGAALPIDLLPPVLQSDKTVAVTTADGPALVYSVPLDDTRALLATHPVTMRNLRLNPDAGHGIHMITADGKSSLMQGANAVDAVHLPTVFAGLAGTDSPQSREVIVKEWADRRLVVSSAPVGETGLVVVSLLASDLSVGTSGTKGVVLGLSLLVVTLLSFLLMRKSLVRPVRALLDQAKADACGAMTRHRAPMRIREAHRIARALALTSGDQYPPDRRWRPTVLQGLTAAVVVAMLWPAAAAALALQASDPTIPVQLVRDEENRAEEASNALGRLLDDGLATVSRVSQGVPVKDLAQADRTLDRELADEQRLRALYLVDRDGKVVAGAGRDPLRAVAPLPGEIGIHLDDTADRLPLVYAFNQRADGYAVVGEFDPDRLLGLVRRVDGRVRVVDAELRTILDSEGFRAFQPLQGEVARKIAVEVLPGSTVGQSTTEDGAPALVAASGLTAPETVAHLEWAVVLEQDVAGLRLPAMVERRWTLLVAGAVVGIALLTHVWQLYIFVRPLRRLSSFAEQMSDGTVELPVPPQRHDDIGAIAMCLEICRQVRHTGSARFGGALRLRGAGTDRTTVLARVRHAAGTRSRAMKG
- a CDS encoding CapA family protein produces the protein MASNSQTSGGLSGTLRATLSCVIALAVGVGAIYVLGPWSTETAGPPAPPRPVGASVEVAGRTVSVLGAGDILPHPELWDQARRDGGGELDFGPMLAPVRETVSSADLALCHLETALAPPGGPYIGFPKFSVPQEVLKGIKSVGYDGCSTASNHTIDQGYDGVKRTLDALDKAGLGHTGSYRTERESRIAKIYQAKGVKIGHLSFTKSFNGLRPPPGKDWVANLIDVKAIRRDAAAARKAGAEIVVVSLHWGTEYEHEPDVDQQTWARQIAAIDDVDVVFGHHAHVVQPVERIGDTWIVYGMGNQIARHAEPVNANRDGAMTRVTFGPVGKTKRWKVVAIEAIPTFVDLNPNIRLVDLERAMADPALSPGRRRIYEAAVERIEGNLLTRAAGAAGLVVRGVPRR